The Streptomyces nitrosporeus genome includes a window with the following:
- a CDS encoding SMI1/KNR4 family protein, giving the protein MQTANWSDVRERTIALYARQGARAGAGAVLPPVLSEVQVRQAEEQFGVVFPDDYRQYLLRVSAGGRVRTLQVDQRGWRWEGDQPADRANLRVPFPDHDTALAASEDLWLTEPQEGDYASAAAYQADHDAWRESADAAEDARTSGTVPLCDDGCGFYTLLVVSGPMRGTMWFDGRATCDRLNPLLNDDGQPATFKEWYLDWLTREETLTTPELRRAANDRWNAGTDVPIWRRWFDS; this is encoded by the coding sequence ATGCAGACTGCGAACTGGAGCGATGTCCGGGAGCGGACCATCGCGCTCTACGCACGGCAGGGAGCGAGGGCCGGTGCCGGTGCCGTTCTCCCGCCGGTCCTGAGTGAGGTTCAGGTGCGTCAGGCCGAGGAACAGTTCGGCGTGGTGTTCCCCGACGACTATCGCCAGTACCTGCTGCGCGTCAGTGCCGGCGGGCGGGTGCGCACGCTTCAGGTCGATCAGCGTGGCTGGCGCTGGGAGGGCGACCAGCCTGCGGACCGTGCGAACCTCCGTGTTCCGTTTCCGGACCACGACACCGCTCTCGCAGCGAGCGAAGATCTTTGGCTGACCGAGCCCCAGGAGGGGGACTACGCCTCTGCTGCGGCCTACCAAGCCGATCATGACGCGTGGCGGGAGTCGGCGGATGCCGCCGAGGACGCGCGGACTTCCGGGACCGTCCCCCTCTGCGATGACGGCTGCGGCTTCTACACCCTCCTCGTGGTCAGCGGGCCTATGCGTGGCACCATGTGGTTCGACGGACGCGCGACCTGCGATCGCCTCAACCCGCTCCTGAACGATGACGGACAGCCCGCCACCTTCAAAGAGTGGTACCTGGACTGGCTCACCCGCGAGGAGACGCTGACGACTCCGGAACTGCGTCGTGCGGCGAACGACCGGTGGAACGCCGGGACGGACGTGCCCATCTGGCGGCGCTGGTTCGATTCGTGA
- a CDS encoding NAD(P)/FAD-dependent oxidoreductase, which translates to MEKQRKAAVVGSGVAGLTAAYLLTGSYEVTLYEADGRLGGHAHTRDLPAPGGRTVAVDSGFIVHNERTYPTLLRLFRELGIGTQDAEMSMSVRCDGCGLEYAGARGPAALFSSRASLRGRYLRLLAEVPVFHRGARRLLARQPRTGVTFGDFLRQSGFSPYFVSHFALPLVAAVWSCPARTALSYPAAYLFTFLHHHGLLSVTGSPRWKTVTGGSAAYVTAAAERVRHIRTSSPVGAVRRTGQGALVTTRDGSTEAYDAVVVATHPDQALRILADPTADEKRLLGAFTYSRNPTVLHTDTSVLPRSPRARASWNYRMTGCEPSTAPVHVSYDMERLQRLPAGSGYVVTLGGDDGIAADRVVERMVYGHPVYTPASVAAQRELPRLSTSVTAYAGAWHGWGFHEDGCRSGVEAARALGVRW; encoded by the coding sequence GTGGAGAAACAGCGCAAAGCGGCGGTCGTGGGAAGCGGGGTGGCCGGCCTGACAGCCGCCTACCTCCTGACCGGCTCGTACGAGGTCACCCTGTACGAGGCCGACGGCCGGCTCGGCGGGCACGCCCACACCCGCGACCTGCCGGCCCCCGGCGGGCGCACGGTGGCGGTGGACTCGGGGTTCATCGTCCACAACGAGCGCACCTACCCCACCCTCCTCCGGCTCTTCCGTGAACTCGGGATCGGCACGCAGGACGCCGAGATGAGCATGTCCGTCCGGTGCGACGGCTGCGGCCTGGAGTACGCGGGCGCCCGCGGCCCGGCCGCTCTGTTCTCCTCCCGGGCCTCGCTGCGAGGCCGCTACCTGCGGTTGCTGGCCGAGGTTCCGGTCTTCCACCGAGGTGCCCGGCGCCTCCTGGCCCGGCAGCCGCGCACCGGCGTCACGTTCGGGGACTTCCTGCGGCAGAGCGGGTTCTCCCCCTACTTCGTCAGCCACTTCGCCCTCCCGCTGGTCGCCGCGGTGTGGTCCTGCCCCGCGCGGACGGCCCTGTCCTACCCGGCCGCCTACCTGTTCACCTTCCTGCACCACCACGGCCTGCTGTCCGTCACCGGCTCACCGCGGTGGAAGACCGTCACCGGCGGCTCCGCCGCGTACGTCACCGCAGCCGCCGAGCGCGTCCGGCACATCCGCACCTCCAGCCCGGTCGGCGCCGTCCGGCGCACCGGGCAGGGGGCTCTGGTCACCACCCGCGACGGCTCCACCGAGGCGTACGACGCCGTGGTCGTCGCCACCCACCCCGACCAGGCGCTGCGGATACTCGCGGACCCCACAGCGGACGAGAAGCGGCTCCTGGGCGCCTTCACGTACTCGCGCAACCCCACCGTGCTGCACACCGACACCTCCGTCCTGCCCCGCTCACCCAGGGCACGCGCGAGCTGGAACTACCGCATGACCGGCTGCGAGCCCTCCACCGCCCCCGTACACGTCAGTTACGACATGGAGCGCCTCCAGCGCCTGCCCGCCGGATCCGGTTACGTCGTGACCTTGGGCGGTGACGACGGCATCGCCGCGGACCGGGTGGTGGAGCGGATGGTCTACGGGCATCCGGTCTACACACCCGCCTCGGTCGCGGCCCAGAGGGAACTGCCCCGCCTCAGCACGAGCGTGACCGCGTACGCAGGAGCCTGGCACGGCTGGGGGTTCCACGAGGACGGCTGCCGCTCCGGCGTGGAGGCGGCCCGCGCCCTGGGGGTGCGGTGGTGA
- a CDS encoding PIG-L deacetylase family protein, giving the protein MNQPSLPSLMGVFAHPDDESLLTGGVLAQHHAVGARTCVVTATWGPASHRATELAEALDVLGAGAPRLLGYADARNPASAPDGAVRLVDAPLDEAVGRLVAHIREVRPDIVIGHDALGQLTGHPDHRRAHQITLLAVEAAGLPHLYPEAGEPWQPAALYAATHSESGAGRLGPLLRSVGKTLLAVPDTYLTTTIDASPWAAVKMEAILAHRSEAARERSLPGLLARLPEPERDEIISTEYFTRLTPGPAPGDPHRLVA; this is encoded by the coding sequence ATGAACCAGCCGTCTTTGCCCTCGCTGATGGGTGTGTTCGCCCATCCCGACGACGAGAGCCTGCTGACCGGCGGTGTGCTCGCACAGCACCACGCCGTCGGCGCCCGCACCTGCGTCGTCACCGCCACCTGGGGGCCGGCGAGCCACCGGGCCACCGAACTCGCCGAGGCCCTGGACGTCTTGGGTGCAGGGGCTCCGCGGCTGCTCGGCTACGCCGATGCCCGCAATCCAGCCTCGGCACCCGACGGGGCCGTGCGCCTCGTCGACGCGCCTCTCGACGAAGCCGTCGGCCGCCTGGTCGCACACATCCGTGAGGTCCGGCCCGACATCGTGATCGGCCACGATGCCCTGGGCCAGCTCACGGGGCACCCGGACCACCGGCGCGCCCACCAGATCACCCTCCTTGCTGTCGAGGCCGCCGGCCTGCCGCACCTGTACCCCGAAGCCGGGGAGCCCTGGCAGCCGGCGGCCCTTTACGCGGCCACGCACTCGGAATCCGGTGCGGGCAGGCTGGGCCCGCTCCTCCGGAGCGTCGGGAAGACGCTCCTCGCGGTGCCGGACACGTATCTGACCACGACCATCGACGCCTCCCCCTGGGCCGCGGTGAAGATGGAGGCGATCCTCGCGCACCGCAGCGAAGCCGCCCGCGAACGGTCCCTGCCCGGCCTGCTCGCCCGCCTGCCCGAGCCGGAACGCGACGAGATCATCAGCACCGAGTACTTCACCCGCCTCACCCCCGGCCCCGCACCGGGCGACCCTCACCGGCTCGTCGCCTGA
- a CDS encoding cytochrome P450 — MTTPPEAPAPAPGRCPVAHGFDAMGDAYYTDPAKHLAEVRGEHPVFFYPYLNAWIVTRRADVEAVLSDWQAFSSAANSALIDVPEQHRAVIPPDLMSQMLVGSDPPSHTRHRAVAQRGFTRSRMEALAPGIEARAHRIVDRFEANGSGNLMEDYCLELTTQTIMAHMGLGAEDDPMMRQLRDDLFQVLASAQEPLPEPRRGEVWERFTRAALYLREIIDERRENPGTDLISDMASVRDKDGAPVLTSAQIALHLAEFAAAGTDTTAQAMANAVLFLADNPQALADAQADPDLWSSVFEETVRRRPSSSFASRQAVRDTVIGGVEIKADDMVWLALASANTDPEHTEAPFAFDIHRHDAGGHLAFTQGRHTCLGQDLARVQGAIGLKVLFERLPSLRPVQDAPLDFVRMALLPVRRSLPVTWDPEDTGRRTLARTTHRLTLRVAERREESQGVASFVLEHPDGGALPAWKPGAHIEVDLPGGMSRQYSLCSDPAEAHRWRIGVLREPAGRGGSAHLHDTVQAGTVLKVSRPRNHFPLRTAERYLFVAGGIGITPILAMIRQAEADGADWTLLYGGRTRASMAFLAELAPYGGRVLVRPQDEFGLLNLAGHFGEPADGTLIYACGPEPLLRAAGAASAHWPQGSLHVERFAPKTAETAGQEQEFEVEFAASGLTAKIPAGRSILQVAEELGLPALSSCAEGTCGTCETPLMSGEAEHRDAVLTEAERQAQDTIMICVSRAAGTCPRLVLDL, encoded by the coding sequence CGCCCCCGCCCCCGGCCGCTGTCCCGTCGCTCACGGCTTCGACGCGATGGGCGACGCCTACTACACCGACCCGGCCAAGCACTTGGCCGAGGTCCGCGGCGAACACCCGGTGTTCTTCTACCCGTACCTCAACGCCTGGATCGTCACCCGGCGCGCCGACGTCGAGGCCGTACTCTCCGACTGGCAGGCGTTCAGCTCCGCCGCCAACAGCGCTCTGATCGACGTGCCCGAACAGCACCGGGCGGTGATCCCCCCGGACCTGATGTCCCAGATGCTGGTCGGTTCCGACCCGCCCAGCCACACCCGGCACCGCGCGGTCGCCCAGCGCGGCTTCACCCGGTCCCGGATGGAGGCGCTCGCCCCCGGGATCGAGGCCCGTGCCCACCGTATCGTCGACCGCTTCGAGGCCAACGGTTCCGGCAACCTCATGGAGGACTACTGCCTGGAGCTCACCACCCAGACGATCATGGCACACATGGGTCTGGGCGCCGAGGACGACCCGATGATGCGCCAGCTGCGCGACGACCTCTTCCAGGTCCTCGCCAGCGCCCAGGAACCGCTGCCCGAACCGCGCCGCGGCGAGGTCTGGGAACGCTTCACCCGGGCGGCCCTGTACCTCCGGGAGATCATCGACGAGCGTCGTGAGAACCCCGGCACCGACCTCATATCCGACATGGCCTCAGTCCGTGACAAGGACGGCGCTCCGGTCCTGACGAGCGCCCAGATCGCCCTGCACCTCGCCGAGTTCGCCGCCGCCGGCACCGACACCACCGCCCAGGCCATGGCCAACGCGGTGTTGTTCCTCGCCGACAACCCGCAGGCGCTGGCCGACGCGCAAGCAGACCCCGACCTGTGGTCCTCCGTCTTCGAGGAGACCGTCCGCCGTCGTCCGTCCTCCTCCTTCGCCTCCCGCCAGGCCGTACGTGACACGGTGATCGGCGGGGTGGAGATCAAGGCCGACGACATGGTGTGGCTGGCGCTGGCCAGCGCCAACACCGACCCGGAGCACACCGAGGCCCCGTTCGCCTTCGACATCCACCGGCACGACGCCGGCGGGCACCTGGCGTTCACCCAGGGCCGGCACACCTGCCTCGGCCAGGACCTGGCCCGGGTACAGGGCGCTATCGGCCTCAAGGTGCTGTTCGAGCGCCTGCCCTCGCTGCGCCCGGTCCAGGACGCCCCGCTGGACTTCGTCCGGATGGCACTGCTGCCGGTACGCCGCTCACTGCCGGTGACCTGGGACCCCGAGGACACCGGACGCCGGACCCTCGCACGGACCACCCACCGGCTCACCCTGCGGGTGGCCGAGCGGCGTGAGGAGTCGCAGGGCGTGGCCTCCTTCGTCCTCGAACACCCGGACGGCGGCGCCCTGCCGGCCTGGAAGCCCGGCGCACACATCGAGGTGGATCTGCCGGGAGGCATGTCCCGCCAGTACTCGCTGTGCTCGGATCCCGCAGAGGCGCACCGCTGGCGCATCGGCGTGCTGCGCGAGCCGGCCGGCCGCGGCGGCTCCGCCCACCTGCACGACACGGTCCAGGCCGGCACCGTCCTCAAGGTGTCCCGCCCGCGCAACCACTTCCCGCTGCGGACCGCGGAGCGCTACCTGTTCGTGGCCGGCGGCATCGGCATCACCCCGATCCTGGCGATGATCCGTCAAGCCGAGGCCGACGGCGCCGACTGGACGCTGCTCTACGGCGGTCGCACACGGGCCTCGATGGCCTTCCTGGCCGAACTCGCCCCCTACGGCGGCCGGGTGCTGGTCCGGCCGCAGGACGAGTTCGGCCTGCTCAACCTGGCCGGCCACTTCGGCGAGCCGGCCGACGGCACGCTGATCTACGCCTGCGGCCCCGAGCCGCTGCTGCGCGCCGCCGGGGCGGCGTCAGCGCACTGGCCGCAGGGCTCGCTGCACGTCGAGCGGTTCGCCCCGAAGACAGCCGAAACCGCAGGGCAGGAGCAGGAGTTCGAGGTGGAGTTCGCCGCCTCGGGTCTCACCGCGAAGATCCCCGCCGGCCGGAGCATCCTCCAGGTCGCCGAGGAACTGGGCCTGCCGGCCCTGTCCTCCTGCGCCGAGGGCACCTGCGGCACCTGCGAGACCCCGCTGATGAGCGGCGAGGCCGAACACCGGGACGCCGTCCTCACCGAAGCCGAGCGACAGGCCCAGGACACGATCATGATCTGCGTGTCCCGGGCGGCGGGTACCTGCCCGCGCCTGGTGCTCGATCTCTGA
- a CDS encoding NUDIX hydrolase: MTATPSPDTPPSTMMTDEEYGALRASAALWAGTSVLITDERGRVLIQHVDYRTTCLLPGGAVDANESPAQGAARELHEELGVTMIVGRGLAVDWVSADSLNAPAGMRFPGEILHVYDGGTWDDEQIAAIRLPDHEIRSVEFVEPARLPDLMSPGDARRALSALRARINAAGPALLENGLPISPTVLDRAGALRTARARHHLPFHAGPAPERLSVVQVWGWLLGPDGRVLVLLEPDTGAALLPGGAPELPDRDDPLITLRREVREEAAAGLGKALFLGHLRDPDKPYARLRYASPLTRLGPPPVDPATGRTHIRVLATPEQALELFDWGLPAAGQLAAVHQARARLGIPRAARQPLTELPDATDLTTL; encoded by the coding sequence ATGACCGCCACGCCCTCCCCTGACACGCCGCCCAGCACGATGATGACCGACGAGGAGTACGGGGCCTTACGCGCCTCGGCCGCCCTGTGGGCCGGAACGTCCGTGCTGATCACAGACGAACGCGGCCGCGTCCTGATCCAGCACGTCGACTACCGCACCACCTGCCTCCTGCCCGGCGGCGCCGTCGATGCGAACGAGTCCCCGGCCCAGGGCGCCGCGCGGGAACTGCACGAGGAACTCGGCGTCACCATGATCGTCGGCCGAGGGCTCGCCGTCGACTGGGTCAGCGCCGACAGCCTCAACGCGCCCGCCGGCATGCGCTTCCCCGGCGAGATCCTGCACGTCTACGACGGCGGCACATGGGACGACGAGCAGATCGCCGCCATCCGACTGCCCGACCACGAGATCAGGTCCGTCGAGTTCGTCGAACCCGCCCGGCTACCGGACCTGATGTCCCCCGGCGACGCCCGCCGGGCCCTGTCCGCCCTGCGCGCCCGCATCAACGCCGCCGGGCCCGCCCTGCTGGAGAACGGCCTGCCGATCTCCCCCACTGTCCTGGACCGGGCCGGCGCCCTTCGCACCGCCCGCGCCCGGCACCACCTGCCCTTCCACGCCGGCCCCGCCCCGGAGCGGCTCTCGGTGGTCCAGGTGTGGGGCTGGCTCCTCGGACCCGACGGCCGTGTCCTGGTGCTTCTGGAGCCGGACACCGGCGCGGCACTCCTGCCGGGCGGCGCCCCCGAACTCCCGGACCGCGACGACCCGCTCATCACACTGCGCCGGGAGGTACGCGAGGAAGCCGCGGCCGGGCTCGGCAAAGCGCTGTTCCTCGGCCACCTCCGCGACCCCGACAAGCCGTACGCACGCCTCCGCTACGCCTCGCCCCTCACCCGTCTCGGCCCGCCCCCCGTCGACCCGGCCACCGGCCGCACCCACATCCGGGTCCTGGCCACACCCGAACAGGCCCTGGAGCTCTTCGACTGGGGACTCCCGGCGGCCGGCCAGCTCGCCGCCGTCCACCAGGCCCGCGCACGGCTCGGGATCCCCCGTGCCGCGCGACAGCCCCTCACCGAACTACCGGACGCCACCGACCTCACCACCCTGTAG
- a CDS encoding CPCC family cysteine-rich protein — protein MTAPEEPPKASLPSGGSYACPCCKLSTLDARGQFQICDECSWEDDGQDDPNADEVWGGPNGADSLTDARRRYAQYVATMRATDPRSAANGGPGRWRSRPNRRCR, from the coding sequence GTGACAGCGCCCGAAGAACCGCCCAAAGCAAGCCTGCCCAGCGGCGGTTCGTATGCCTGTCCCTGCTGCAAGCTCTCGACGCTGGACGCCCGCGGACAATTCCAGATCTGTGACGAGTGCAGCTGGGAAGACGATGGCCAGGACGACCCGAACGCCGACGAGGTCTGGGGCGGCCCCAACGGGGCGGATAGCCTGACCGACGCACGTCGTCGCTACGCGCAGTACGTCGCCACAATGAGGGCAACAGATCCGAGATCGGCAGCCAATGGCGGCCCAGGCAGGTGGCGTTCACGCCCGAACCGTCGTTGCCGCTGA
- a CDS encoding TetR/AcrR family transcriptional regulator, translated as MATAQGTRERQKQATREALIAAAHELFTRESYGAVGAEAIARAAGVTRATFYLHFRSKAEVVVELMRRIELEIMDSFRVLDGLEDPDPESIAAWLHGHAGMWRRYRMEFAAIEQAMADDPLVAEEWHAMLWKVPGVMERLLARMPDDEARNTARLHLMTLMMQLERAFHFSLVRGHDDHHDAVVAVLATQWSALLRG; from the coding sequence ATGGCGACGGCACAAGGCACCCGGGAGCGGCAGAAGCAGGCCACTCGCGAAGCTCTCATCGCCGCCGCCCATGAGCTGTTCACCCGTGAGTCGTACGGCGCGGTCGGAGCCGAGGCGATCGCCCGCGCGGCGGGCGTCACCCGGGCCACCTTCTACCTCCACTTCCGCTCCAAGGCGGAGGTGGTGGTGGAATTGATGCGCCGGATCGAGCTGGAGATCATGGACTCGTTCCGTGTCCTCGACGGCCTGGAGGACCCGGATCCCGAGTCCATCGCCGCCTGGCTGCACGGGCACGCCGGGATGTGGCGCCGCTACCGCATGGAGTTCGCCGCGATCGAACAGGCCATGGCGGACGATCCGCTGGTCGCCGAGGAGTGGCACGCCATGCTGTGGAAGGTCCCGGGGGTGATGGAACGGCTGCTCGCACGGATGCCCGACGACGAGGCGCGAAACACCGCCCGGCTGCATCTGATGACCCTGATGATGCAGTTGGAACGGGCCTTCCACTTCAGCCTGGTACGCGGCCACGATGACCACCACGACGCGGTGGTCGCCGTCCTGGCCACCCAGTGGAGCGCCCTCCTCCGCGGCTGA
- a CDS encoding GFA family protein produces the protein MSNTSPALGTPPAVARPLPATKAVSDAPPPVRTGHCQCGRISYQVSGVPDDPHLCSCAHETRISGGPAVLWVGFPLDSLIWTGPGGEPKWYATHPTLRRGFCPDCGTHLASVADGSSMVMVTGFSLTDQSGIEPLGHSHRENAAPWMRITLAPGPIVLMSDPRVAAIPVTGGPSA, from the coding sequence ATGAGCAACACATCACCCGCCCTGGGCACTCCCCCTGCGGTCGCTCGGCCCCTGCCGGCCACAAAAGCCGTATCGGATGCCCCACCGCCGGTTCGAACGGGACACTGCCAGTGCGGCCGGATCTCCTACCAGGTCAGCGGCGTCCCGGATGATCCGCATCTGTGTTCATGCGCCCATGAGACCCGGATCTCCGGCGGGCCCGCGGTGCTATGGGTGGGCTTCCCTCTGGACTCCCTGATCTGGACCGGGCCCGGGGGTGAGCCGAAGTGGTACGCGACCCACCCGACCCTACGACGAGGCTTCTGCCCCGACTGCGGGACGCACCTTGCGTCCGTGGCCGACGGGTCCAGCATGGTCATGGTGACGGGGTTCAGCCTCACCGACCAGAGCGGCATCGAGCCCCTCGGCCACTCCCACCGCGAGAACGCAGCGCCCTGGATGCGCATCACCCTCGCGCCCGGCCCGATCGTCCTGATGTCCGACCCGCGCGTGGCGGCCATCCCTGTCACCGGAGGACCGAGTGCATAA